The genomic window AAAAATAACAAAACTAAGTTTTTCTTGATTATTTAGATAGTATTTAACAAAATCATCTGGTTTCATATAGTATTTACCCATTGAATAATATGGTTTAAAGTCTAATAATTCTGTTTTAGTATAAGCTACATATAATAATTCAGAACAGACTAAATCTTGATCATCTTTAAAATTGAATTTATAATCATAACTTTTACCAAAATAGTTGAAGGAGTTTTTAATGGCTAAAAACTTTTCTGATTTGGATAAATTTGGTCTTAAAGCTGAAAAATAATCAGACTCTCCCATTGAGTCAAATTCGTTTAAAACAACTCCCTTGTAATTAGATTCATAAAGAATTAGTTCAGGGTTTCTTTTCATCAAATCATATATCAAAGGGTACTCTTGCTTTAACCATTGGGAATAAATTGTATTATTTAATTCTTCTATGCCTTCAAAATACTTATCTAACTCTTCTAAGGTTCCAAGGTACATTCCTGAGTGAGTCCAAAAACCGCCTACTCCAATATTCGTCATCTGCCAGTTCATTCTTCTGAGCAATATATCTCCTGGTTCTAAATGTTTTATTATGTCTTTTTTTTGTTCATCGTTTATAAATTTATCTTCTCGCGTTGTCAATTCTCTGCCTGTTATAAACTTTGCCATATATTCTATTATAAAATCAAAAGAATTTTTTGATATTTTTGAATAATTTTCATAATAATCAAAGACTGGATTGTAAATTATATTTATATTTTCAATTGGATTAGAGAAAGAAAACAATGAAAAAGAAAAAACTATAAAAATACTAATAATATTTTTTAGATATTTCAATTTAGTGGAAAGCATTATGGATAGCTTTGTTAATAGTAAGACAATTAACAGATTAAAATATGTGAAAAGAGAAATATTCAAAATAAAACTATATTCTCCAAATATATCAGATCCAAAGGTAATCAAAGATAGTAAAAAAGTCTTTAGCACACTTAATAGATAAAATTTTAGAGTATTGTATTCTTTGAATTTTTTGGCTAATTTTAGTGAAGAAAAGTAAAGAGATTTTAGTATATAAATGCCCCATCCACTGAACAAAAAGAATGTTGATATTTCGTATGAACTTTCTCCAAATAAAGTAAATTTGTTTATTATTATGCTTATGATATGCATAATAATAGCGTTGATTATAAAAAAATATTTTTTCATCTTATATCCCCCATTACACAATCCATAATATAACTGTTATAAAATTAAAATACACAATAAAACATTAATCAAGTTAAAATATCGTAAATTTATAATAATATAGCAAAAAAATATTTATTTTTATTTACGTTAAAGTAATAAATATAATCATATAAAAATAGAGTTATTTAATTGCTACTACATACATTCTATTAGACTCTTCTAAATCAGGTAACAAAGGGTTTAAACTACTATAAAAGTATATTTCGTTAAATCCAACAGAAGTCAACAAATCCT from Geotoga petraea includes these protein-coding regions:
- a CDS encoding YiiX/YebB-like N1pC/P60 family cysteine hydrolase; its protein translation is MKKYFFIINAIIMHIISIIINKFTLFGESSYEISTFFLFSGWGIYILKSLYFSSLKLAKKFKEYNTLKFYLLSVLKTFLLSLITFGSDIFGEYSFILNISLFTYFNLLIVLLLTKLSIMLSTKLKYLKNIISIFIVFSFSLFSFSNPIENINIIYNPVFDYYENYSKISKNSFDFIIEYMAKFITGRELTTREDKFINDEQKKDIIKHLEPGDILLRRMNWQMTNIGVGGFWTHSGMYLGTLEELDKYFEGIEELNNTIYSQWLKQEYPLIYDLMKRNPELILYESNYKGVVLNEFDSMGESDYFSALRPNLSKSEKFLAIKNSFNYFGKSYDYKFNFKDDQDLVCSELLYVAYTKTELLDFKPYYSMGKYYMKPDDFVKYYLNNQEKLSFVIFYDSSEKTKKAFKSTEDSFKNSINRDTLDIISG